The following are encoded in a window of Panicum virgatum strain AP13 chromosome 5N, P.virgatum_v5, whole genome shotgun sequence genomic DNA:
- the LOC120672009 gene encoding uncharacterized protein LOC120672009 gives MVPGEGEREEWEAAVRAEVGAAGWWDDPDSADLRARFKAFTGQRRDWPHPTLLFWKDLLLRVARRLRRCSAPAHLVTNAWFARPGALTPLCLLVPVTGRVSAGSCGQH, from the exons ATGGTTCCCGGCGAGGGGGAACGGGAGGAgtgggaggcggcggtgcgggcggAGGTGGGCGCGGCCGGCTGGTGGGACGACCCCGACAGTGCCGACCTCCGCGCCAGGTTCAAGGCCTTCACGGGGCAGCGCCGCGACTGGCCCCACCCCACGCTCCTCTTCTGGAAGGACCTCCTGCTTCGCGTCGCGCGCCGGctccgccgctgctccgccccCGCCCACCTC GTGACGAATGCTTGGTTCGCGCGTCCCGGGGCGCTCACACCGCTCTGCttattagtgccggtcacaggacgTGTTAGTGCCGGTTCCTGTGGCCAgcactaa